A genome region from Panicum virgatum strain AP13 chromosome 4K, P.virgatum_v5, whole genome shotgun sequence includes the following:
- the LOC120702119 gene encoding RING-H2 finger protein ATL39-like, with amino-acid sequence MRGGTPSSSGDAPATSPSPLPRALIISLAALLSMFFVTFAGVAALVFRCCQRRAGAGSEHTPPRAPVPCERDARPFPVETMPPAFAYARGHDDERGGTAACECAVCLGAVKEGEMVRQLPDCGHMYHVECIDRWLAAYRTCPLCRSELDPFKANSDVLPPPRPPQEYPHDHQLPVYLRKKKCS; translated from the coding sequence ATGCGCGGCGGCACcccgagcagcagcggcgatgcGCCGGCGACTTCACCGTCACCGCTACCCCGCGCGTTGATCATCTCGTTGGCCGCCTTGCTGTCCATGTTCTTCGTCACCTTCGCCGGAGTGGCGGCGCTCGTTTTCCGCTGCTGCCAGAGGAGGGCTGGCGCCGGCTCCGAGCatacgccgccgcgcgccccggtcCCATGCGAGCGAGATGCCCGGCCCTTTCCCGTAGAGACGATGCCGCCGGCGTTCGCCTACGCTCGCGGGCATGATGACGaacgcggcggcacggcggcgtgcgAGTGTGCGGTGTGCCTCGGCGCCGTGAAAGAAGGGGAGATGGTGCGGCAGCTGCCGGATTGCGGTCACATGTACCACGTCGAGTGTATTGACCGGTGGTTGGCAGCGTACCGGACGTGCCCGTTGTGCCGGTCTGAGCTTGATCCCTTCAAGGCGAACTCCGATGTGCTGCCACCGCCTCGGCCTCCGCAGGAGTATCCACATGATCATCAACTGCCTGTTTatctcagaaaaaaaaagtgcagCTAG
- the LOC120705168 gene encoding RING-H2 finger protein ATL39-like, with product MASHSGRTIVTSPEHHPPTKATIIFSFVGAGFTGIAILAVIVLFCQYRVRGRAPVTAAVAAGNSPGERRAGVDIAKLPEFAYTQSARHDGGGGGGGGGDGEQCSVCLGTVEAGEMVRRLPLCKHLYHVECIDMWLASHTTCPLCRADVEPLGEEDPVATPADPLPQSELPV from the coding sequence ATGGCTTCTCATTCCGGCAGAACCATCGTGACATCGCCGGAGCACCACCCGCCAACGAAAGCGACGATAATATTCAGCTTCGTCGGCGCCGGCTTCACCGGCATCGCCATCCTTGCAGTCATCGTACTGTTCTGCCAGTACCGCGTCCGCGGCCGAGCGCCGGTCACCGCCGCCGTGGCAGCAGGCAACAGCCCAGGGGAGCGCCGCGCCGGCGTGGACATCGCCAAGCTGCCGGAGTTCGCGTACACCCAGTCCGCAAGGcatgacggcggcggtggcggcggcggcggcggcgacggggagcAGTGCTCGGTGTGCCTCGGCACGGTAGAGGCCGGCGAGATGGTGCGGCGGCTGCCCCTGTGCAAGCACCTGTACCACGTGGAGTGCATCGACATGTGGCTGGCTTCGCACACGACGTGCCCTCTCTGCCGGGCGGACGTCGAGCCGCTGGGGGAAGAAGACCCGGTGGCCACGCCGGCGGATCCGTTGCCGCAATCGGAGTTGCCGGTGTAG
- the LOC120705167 gene encoding RING-H2 finger protein ATL39-like, which yields MASFVPTPPMSERQERRTTAGTIIFSYTCVGLTGTALFAVLLFYCYNHFRRRAPVTAAGAGVELDGNPAAGDHHHVGVDVTKLPEYAYTQSSRRRGGNGGGDGAAQCSVCLGAVQPGEMVRQLPMCKHLYHAECIDLWLASHATCPICRSGVEPPTDGQAAPTTEPPPAVLPPV from the coding sequence ATGGCCTCCTTCGTACCAACGCCACCCATGTCGGAGAGGCAGGAACGCCGGACGACAGCAGGAACGATAATCTTCAGCTACACCTGCGTCGGGCTCACGGGCACCGCGCTCTTCGCCGTCCTCCTCTTCTACTGCTACAACCACTTCCGCCGACGAGCGCCGgtcaccgccgccggagccggggtGGAACTGGATGGCAATCCGGCAGCAGGAGACCACCACCATGTTGGCGTCGACGTCACCAAGCTCCCGGAGTACGCCTACACCCAGTCGTCGAGGCGCAggggcggcaacggcggcggcgacggggcggcGCAGTGCTCGGTGTGCCTCGGCGCGGTGCAGCCCGGCGAGATGGTGCGGCAGCTGCCCATGTGCAAGCACCTGTACCATGCCGAGTGCATCGACTTGTGGCTGGCGTCGCACGCCACCTGCCCGATCTGCCGGTCGGGCGTCGAGCCGCCGACGGACGGCCAGGCAGCGCCGACGACGGAGCCGCCACCAGCGGTGCTGCCGCCGGTGTAG